A genomic segment from Methanolobus zinderi encodes:
- the feoB gene encoding ferrous iron transport protein B, which produces MTEKITVALAGNPNVGKTSIFNAITGSKQHVGNWPGVTVERKMGKRVHNDLEMEIVDLPGTYSLTAYSLDEIIARDFIIEEKPDIVVQVVDATNLERNLYLTTQLMELGVNLIIALNMTDLSLAKGDRIDADKMQEFLEVPVVSTIGSKGNGIEGLLDEITKEFHRPQETDNVFTYDDAIEKISQDLESVLESDPFFIHYPSRWFSLKLLEGDENIIRKAKESDSYHGIEKILNKVDAELLEAKIADQRYKTIQTMLRQVCNINTCSLSGSDMVDRVVTNKYLGIPVFLSLMWAAFEVTFTFATPFMNMIDIFFGRLAEAVTNVISVPWLASLVGEGMIAGVGSVLIFLPNILLLFFMISLMEDSGYMARAAFIMDKLMSRIGLHGKSFIPLVMGFGCNVPAIMATRTIEDTRDRLITILITPFMSCGARLPVYVLLAGAFFGRDAGVVIFSLYALGILIAVVSAKLMRGTVLRGEDTPFIMELPSYRVPTLKGSAIHMWERGRIYLKKAGTIILIGVVGVWLLASMPAPGSNAVFASDAVYGTTQSVIGVIGQFMEPLVAPLGFDWKIAVALLFGVVAKEIVVGSMGVLYGAGENEDNLSQILAAGAMTPLAGLGLMVFTLLYAPCFACIGVIKRETGSWKWTMFQLLYGTSLAWIFAFIVYQAGSRMGLLV; this is translated from the coding sequence ATGACTGAAAAAATTACTGTGGCACTGGCAGGCAACCCCAATGTCGGAAAGACCTCGATATTCAATGCAATAACAGGTTCCAAGCAGCATGTGGGTAACTGGCCGGGTGTCACAGTGGAGAGAAAGATGGGTAAGAGGGTTCACAATGACCTGGAGATGGAAATTGTGGATCTGCCCGGTACCTATAGTCTGACGGCCTATTCTCTTGACGAGATAATTGCACGTGACTTCATAATAGAGGAAAAGCCGGACATTGTGGTTCAGGTGGTGGATGCAACAAACCTTGAAAGGAACCTCTATCTGACAACCCAGTTGATGGAACTTGGTGTAAACCTTATAATCGCACTCAATATGACTGATCTCTCACTTGCAAAGGGTGACAGGATTGACGCAGATAAAATGCAGGAATTCCTTGAAGTTCCGGTTGTATCGACTATCGGAAGTAAGGGTAATGGTATCGAAGGGCTTCTTGACGAGATCACGAAAGAGTTTCACAGGCCTCAAGAAACCGATAATGTATTTACCTATGATGATGCCATCGAGAAAATATCGCAAGATCTTGAATCCGTTCTCGAATCCGATCCGTTTTTCATTCACTATCCTTCACGCTGGTTCAGTTTGAAATTACTTGAGGGTGACGAGAATATAATCAGAAAAGCAAAGGAGAGTGACAGCTATCATGGCATTGAAAAGATATTGAACAAAGTTGATGCTGAGTTGCTGGAAGCGAAGATCGCTGATCAGCGCTATAAAACAATACAGACCATGCTGCGTCAGGTTTGTAATATCAACACCTGTAGTCTTAGTGGTTCGGACATGGTTGACCGTGTGGTTACCAACAAATATCTCGGAATACCCGTATTCCTGTCTCTGATGTGGGCAGCGTTTGAGGTCACGTTCACCTTTGCCACACCTTTCATGAATATGATCGACATATTCTTTGGGCGGCTTGCAGAAGCTGTTACAAACGTCATATCCGTACCCTGGCTTGCTTCTCTTGTAGGAGAAGGAATGATAGCAGGTGTAGGATCTGTGCTTATATTCCTTCCCAATATACTGCTGCTTTTCTTCATGATATCCCTCATGGAAGACAGCGGATACATGGCAAGAGCAGCTTTCATCATGGATAAACTGATGAGCAGGATAGGGCTTCACGGCAAATCATTCATCCCTCTGGTTATGGGTTTTGGATGCAATGTGCCGGCGATCATGGCAACCCGTACAATTGAAGATACACGTGACAGGCTCATCACCATACTGATCACACCGTTCATGTCTTGCGGAGCCAGGCTTCCGGTTTATGTCCTTCTGGCAGGGGCGTTTTTCGGAAGGGATGCAGGAGTGGTGATTTTCAGTCTGTATGCTCTTGGTATCCTGATCGCGGTCGTAAGTGCAAAGCTCATGCGGGGCACAGTCCTCAGAGGTGAGGATACACCTTTTATCATGGAACTTCCTTCCTACAGGGTTCCCACACTCAAAGGCAGTGCTATACACATGTGGGAGAGGGGTAGGATATATCTCAAAAAAGCAGGGACGATCATCCTCATAGGTGTCGTAGGTGTATGGCTGCTTGCATCAATGCCGGCCCCCGGAAGTAATGCGGTGTTTGCTTCGGATGCGGTATATGGTACCACGCAGTCTGTTATCGGTGTTATCGGACAGTTCATGGAACCTCTGGTCGCCCCACTTGGTTTTGACTGGAAGATAGCGGTGGCACTGCTATTTGGTGTGGTTGCAAAAGAAATAGTAGTTGGCTCCATGGGTGTACTCTATGGGGCAGGTGAGAACGAGGACAATCTATCACAGATTCTTGCAGCCGGAGCAATGACTCCCCTTGCAGGTCTGGGTTTAATGGTGTTCACTCTTCTGTATGCTCCCTGCTTTGCATGTATCGGAGTTATCAAAAGAGAGACAGGGTCCTGGAAATGGACAATGTTCCAGTTATTGTACGGAACATCGCTGGCATGGATATTTGCATTCATTGTATACCAGGCTGGCAGCCGTATGGGATTGCTTGTATGA
- a CDS encoding FeoA family protein — protein sequence MNEKTLDFIEPDTSVKVLKVAGQKSSRKRILDMGLTPGTRVDVVRRAPLGDPVEFKLKGYNLSLRKREAETVLVEIVE from the coding sequence ATGAACGAAAAAACACTGGATTTTATTGAACCTGATACGTCAGTAAAGGTTCTGAAAGTAGCAGGCCAGAAATCCTCAAGGAAGCGGATTCTGGATATGGGCTTAACTCCCGGAACAAGAGTGGATGTGGTCCGCAGGGCACCACTTGGTGATCCTGTGGAATTCAAATTGAAAGGGTATAACCTTTCTTTGAGAAAAAGGGAGGCTGAAACGGTCCTTGTTGAGATTGTAGAGTGA
- a CDS encoding cobyric acid synthase: protein MADNKKAKKLLVLGTASDVGKSIMVTGLCRILSRKYKVAPFKAQNMSLNSWITKDGKEIGIAQAIQAKAAGVEPTAEMNPVLLKPKGDRTSQVIVMGEPYADKSAGNYYDSIEEMHEVLRGALERLESEYDLIVMEGAGGAAEINLYDRDIVNVGTARITEAPIILVGDIESGGVFASLYGTKALLPEDISRNLKGFVINKFRGDPAILEPGLKQLEDLTGVPVLGVLPYYNLKIPSEDSMAIRKKKKIGAGDEQLNDVDIAVIRLPRISNFTDFEPLERIAHVRYVDLDDHLGNPDCVIIPGTKNTVSDLLDLKESGMDAQIRKLKGRAAIFGICGGYQMLGKVIHDSGIENGEEADYEGLGLLDIETTFGEYKKRTIQVQKEIIADGPIFKNIKGDEIWGYEIHMGDTKTPRTVFGDDGSIDESGTVVGTYLHGLFENENIRHALMIYLAEKKGVEYHPEAVTTEEEAYDELAEVVESCLDMNKIYEIIEAQ, encoded by the coding sequence ATGGCAGATAATAAAAAAGCAAAGAAATTATTGGTCCTTGGTACCGCCTCGGACGTCGGGAAAAGTATAATGGTTACCGGACTTTGCAGGATTCTCTCCAGGAAGTACAAGGTTGCACCATTTAAAGCCCAGAACATGAGCCTGAACTCATGGATCACAAAGGATGGCAAGGAGATCGGAATAGCCCAGGCCATACAGGCAAAGGCGGCTGGTGTGGAGCCGACAGCCGAGATGAATCCCGTCCTGCTTAAACCCAAGGGTGACAGGACCTCCCAGGTGATCGTTATGGGGGAGCCGTATGCCGATAAGTCTGCAGGCAATTACTATGATTCTATCGAGGAAATGCATGAGGTACTCCGTGGAGCCCTGGAAAGGCTGGAATCCGAGTATGATCTTATAGTCATGGAAGGTGCAGGTGGCGCTGCGGAGATCAATCTCTATGATCGTGACATTGTGAATGTGGGAACCGCGCGTATCACGGAAGCGCCCATAATCCTTGTAGGCGATATTGAGTCCGGTGGTGTCTTTGCAAGCCTATATGGTACAAAGGCCCTGTTGCCCGAGGATATCAGCAGGAACCTGAAGGGATTTGTGATAAATAAATTCAGGGGTGATCCCGCAATACTCGAGCCGGGACTCAAACAACTGGAAGATCTGACAGGTGTGCCTGTACTTGGAGTGCTGCCCTATTATAATCTTAAGATCCCTTCCGAGGACTCCATGGCAATCAGGAAAAAGAAGAAGATCGGTGCCGGGGACGAGCAGCTCAATGACGTTGATATTGCAGTCATCAGGCTGCCAAGGATTTCCAATTTCACAGATTTCGAGCCACTTGAGAGGATAGCACATGTCAGGTATGTGGACCTTGATGATCATCTCGGAAATCCCGACTGTGTAATAATACCGGGTACCAAGAACACTGTAAGTGACCTGCTTGACCTGAAAGAGAGTGGCATGGATGCTCAGATCCGGAAGCTTAAAGGCAGGGCAGCAATTTTCGGAATCTGTGGAGGCTACCAGATGCTTGGTAAGGTTATCCATGACTCCGGAATCGAGAACGGGGAAGAGGCTGATTATGAAGGTCTCGGATTGCTGGATATTGAAACAACCTTCGGTGAATATAAGAAAAGGACTATCCAGGTCCAGAAGGAGATCATCGCCGACGGCCCTATATTCAAGAATATCAAAGGTGATGAGATCTGGGGTTACGAGATCCATATGGGAGATACAAAAACCCCGAGGACTGTTTTCGGAGATGACGGCAGCATCGATGAGAGTGGTACCGTGGTAGGTACGTACCTGCACGGCCTCTTCGAGAACGAGAATATAAGGCATGCACTCATGATCTACCTGGCCGAGAAAAAGGGTGTGGAGTATCATCCAGAAGCGGTTACAACCGAGGAAGAAGCCTATGATGAGCTTGCAGAGGTTGTTGAAAGCTGCCTTGATATGAATAAGATATACGAAATAATAGAAGCGCAGTAA
- the cbiT gene encoding precorrin-6Y C5,15-methyltransferase (decarboxylating) subunit CbiT → MTELLRVSGGPTKPEIIAVSLSKLDLKDGSNFFDIGCGTGAVSIEANKMVRDLKIHAIDAREEAIEVARKNFESFNVENVSIYSGESSEILEKQPVGSIDCAFIGGTKNISRVLEVLAEKKAGSVVVNAVRIETVVNVINKMKELGLFDEVLHLIVSRGAPLTGETMFKPENPVYMVVGRSGAKKNNGD, encoded by the coding sequence ATGACAGAACTTTTGCGAGTAAGTGGCGGACCTACAAAACCAGAGATAATTGCAGTTTCCCTATCTAAACTTGATTTGAAGGATGGCAGCAATTTCTTTGACATAGGTTGTGGCACAGGAGCGGTGTCGATCGAAGCCAACAAAATGGTGCGTGACCTGAAGATACATGCCATTGATGCCAGGGAAGAGGCCATAGAGGTTGCAAGGAAGAACTTCGAATCTTTCAATGTTGAAAACGTAAGCATCTATTCGGGAGAATCCTCTGAGATACTTGAGAAGCAGCCGGTGGGCAGTATTGACTGTGCCTTTATCGGCGGTACCAAGAACATTTCCCGGGTACTTGAGGTCCTTGCTGAGAAAAAGGCAGGCAGCGTGGTGGTCAACGCGGTCAGGATCGAGACAGTCGTAAATGTAATAAACAAGATGAAAGAACTTGGCTTATTCGATGAGGTACTGCATTTAATTGTTTCACGTGGTGCACCACTTACAGGTGAGACCATGTTCAAGCCTGAGAATCCGGTATACATGGTTGTCGGCAGATCAGGTGCTAAAAAAAATAATGGTGATTGA
- a CDS encoding cobalt-factor II C(20)-methyltransferase → MLVGVGLGPGDPELLTLKAVETLKKADKVYVPGRLAADLVKPYADAEILEFPMLTDYEVLNEVWKKNADMLADESRKELIAFGLIGDPNFFSTFTHLKRVMKKFYPDVETTTIPGISSITSFAAQTGSEVDSSFEVSDGSDSKYKIRLKASRPVEIIDSFEKEGFNKFTFCERLFSDKEVIITEREKIPEKGNYFSIVFAEKE, encoded by the coding sequence ATGCTTGTTGGAGTAGGACTTGGACCCGGAGACCCGGAACTTTTGACACTTAAGGCCGTTGAGACCCTGAAAAAAGCAGACAAGGTATACGTACCCGGCAGACTTGCGGCCGATCTTGTAAAACCCTATGCAGATGCGGAGATCCTCGAGTTTCCCATGCTGACAGATTATGAGGTGCTCAATGAGGTCTGGAAGAAGAACGCTGACATGCTTGCGGACGAATCAAGGAAAGAGCTTATTGCTTTCGGCCTGATCGGCGATCCCAACTTTTTCTCAACATTCACTCACTTAAAGCGTGTTATGAAAAAATTCTACCCGGATGTAGAGACAACAACGATCCCGGGAATCAGTTCCATAACATCTTTTGCAGCACAGACCGGATCGGAAGTTGATTCTTCTTTTGAGGTCAGTGATGGTTCCGACAGCAAGTATAAGATCAGGCTTAAGGCAAGCAGGCCTGTGGAGATCATAGATTCCTTTGAGAAGGAAGGTTTTAACAAGTTTACTTTCTGTGAACGTCTTTTCAGCGACAAGGAAGTTATAATCACAGAAAGAGAGAAGATCCCTGAGAAAGGGAACTATTTCAGTATAGTGTTTGCGGAAAAGGAATAA
- the cobM gene encoding precorrin-4 C(11)-methyltransferase codes for MTERKVYFVGAGPGNAKFITVMGKELLEGADLVIYAGSLVNPEVLDYCKGEKIDSYGLTLDETNKLIVDNLEEGKKVVRLHSGDPSLYGSIVEQIEELKKFDVVVEIVPGVSSVFATAAALQTQLTLNDVSETLIITRPAGKTLEKDQIKELSRHNATMAVFLGTQKIEQIMEKVEYAPDTPVAVVFHASWPDQKIIKGTVSDIAGKVKEAGIKRSAMILIGGVVEPVEYGNFGRSYLYGVAQEPLS; via the coding sequence ATGACAGAAAGAAAAGTCTACTTTGTGGGGGCTGGCCCCGGAAATGCTAAATTCATAACAGTAATGGGCAAAGAGCTTCTCGAAGGAGCTGACCTCGTGATATATGCAGGTTCCCTTGTGAATCCCGAAGTACTCGATTACTGCAAGGGTGAAAAGATCGACAGTTACGGGCTTACCCTTGACGAGACCAACAAGCTCATAGTTGACAATCTCGAAGAAGGCAAAAAGGTCGTCAGACTGCATAGCGGTGACCCTTCACTCTATGGTTCGATTGTTGAGCAGATCGAGGAGCTCAAGAAGTTCGACGTGGTGGTTGAGATCGTACCTGGAGTATCATCAGTTTTCGCAACCGCAGCAGCACTTCAGACACAGCTTACCTTAAATGATGTTTCAGAAACACTCATCATCACACGCCCTGCAGGCAAGACACTAGAGAAGGACCAGATAAAGGAACTTTCAAGACACAACGCAACAATGGCAGTCTTCCTGGGAACCCAGAAGATAGAACAGATAATGGAGAAGGTGGAATACGCACCTGACACCCCTGTTGCGGTGGTCTTCCATGCATCATGGCCTGACCAGAAGATCATAAAGGGAACGGTTTCCGATATTGCCGGCAAGGTCAAGGAAGCAGGAATCAAGCGCTCTGCAATGATCCTGATAGGCGGAGTCGTCGAGCCTGTGGAATACGGCAATTTCGGGAGGTCTTACCTATACGGAGTAGCACAAGAACCGCTGTCATAA
- a CDS encoding cobalamin biosynthesis protein CbiG, with translation MYDKSAFKKAFDDYDAIVAVFATGIVVREIAPLIEDKWEDPAVIVVDSNMNFAIPLLGGHHGGNEVVRKIAEIGPIPVVTTATEVHNRNSVEGIAKALGCDIVNKPSTVQVNCALLDEDVEVLEIKGPKIVIVGDDVSVLKRDKEKAKKS, from the coding sequence ATGTATGACAAAAGTGCCTTCAAAAAGGCCTTTGATGATTATGATGCCATTGTAGCTGTATTTGCTACAGGCATTGTAGTGCGTGAGATAGCACCGCTCATAGAGGACAAGTGGGAGGACCCTGCTGTCATAGTGGTGGATTCGAATATGAACTTCGCAATTCCACTGCTGGGAGGACACCACGGAGGCAATGAGGTCGTCAGGAAGATCGCGGAGATAGGTCCGATTCCCGTTGTCACGACTGCCACCGAAGTCCATAACAGGAATTCCGTGGAAGGTATAGCCAAGGCACTCGGATGTGACATTGTCAACAAGCCATCTACCGTGCAGGTGAACTGTGCTCTGCTCGATGAGGACGTTGAGGTTCTTGAAATAAAAGGTCCTAAAATAGTCATTGTCGGGGATGATGTATCGGTCCTGAAAAGAGATAAGGAAAAGGCCAAAAAATCATGA
- a CDS encoding cobalamin biosynthesis protein: protein MIIGIGARRGIDSQEAIDAINNALAEASRSIDEVEGLASAKLKENETGLHEAAKSLGLTITFIDHEELNNYDTPSASQAKRFGLTGVAEPAALALSEKKELILRKKVYGRITIAIAE from the coding sequence ATGATCATAGGTATCGGAGCCCGCCGGGGTATCGACAGTCAGGAAGCCATCGATGCCATAAACAATGCACTTGCGGAGGCAAGCAGAAGTATTGATGAAGTGGAAGGGCTGGCATCTGCAAAATTAAAAGAGAACGAAACAGGTCTGCATGAAGCAGCAAAGTCACTCGGGCTCACAATCACATTCATAGATCACGAAGAATTGAATAACTATGATACGCCGTCGGCTTCGCAGGCAAAACGCTTCGGGCTTACAGGTGTGGCAGAACCTGCTGCGCTGGCGTTGTCGGAAAAAAAGGAATTGATACTAAGGAAGAAAGTATATGGAAGGATCACAATCGCAATCGCAGAGTAA
- the cobJ gene encoding precorrin-3B C(17)-methyltransferase, with translation MEGSQSQSQSKGKLYIIGIGPGSVEQLTVKSRDVILNSDYIVGNGTYLDQMASLLNEQEIVRSAMGKEVDRSRKAVELAQEHVVSMISGGDANVYGMAGLVLEVAEHEGLDVEIEVLPGVTAITAAASVLGAPIVNDMCTVSLSDLLTPWEVIEKRLDAAASADFIMSLYNPKSRQRKSNFARAIEIIRKHKDDSVPVGLVKNALRDENQDYIVTTLGEVMEYNDWVDMSTTILITSNDSRIWDSPYGKRIITPRGYHRKYDY, from the coding sequence ATGGAAGGATCACAATCGCAATCGCAGAGTAAAGGAAAACTTTACATTATCGGCATAGGCCCGGGTTCCGTGGAACAGCTAACAGTTAAGTCAAGGGATGTAATCCTGAACTCGGACTACATTGTAGGAAACGGTACCTATCTGGACCAGATGGCATCACTCCTGAATGAACAGGAGATCGTTCGCAGCGCCATGGGCAAGGAAGTTGACCGCTCACGCAAGGCAGTGGAACTCGCACAGGAACACGTTGTATCCATGATTAGCGGAGGGGATGCAAACGTTTACGGCATGGCAGGTCTTGTTCTTGAAGTTGCAGAACATGAAGGCCTGGATGTCGAGATAGAAGTACTTCCCGGTGTAACGGCCATTACGGCAGCCGCCAGTGTACTTGGTGCACCGATCGTCAATGACATGTGCACCGTAAGTCTCAGTGACCTTCTGACACCATGGGAAGTCATCGAGAAAAGGCTGGACGCCGCAGCATCAGCAGATTTTATCATGTCACTCTATAATCCCAAGAGTCGCCAGCGCAAGTCCAATTTCGCAAGGGCAATCGAGATTATCAGAAAGCACAAGGATGATTCCGTCCCTGTTGGTCTGGTAAAGAACGCTCTGAGGGACGAGAACCAGGACTATATTGTTACCACCCTTGGTGAAGTTATGGAATATAATGACTGGGTGGACATGAGCACAACGATCCTTATCACAAGCAATGACTCCCGCATATGGGATTCACCTTACGGCAAGAGGATAATCACTCCCAGGGGGTATCACCGCAAATATGACTACTGA
- a CDS encoding precorrin-8X methylmutase: MTTESEKKNTGIEELVEMTTEIDPDLVAICNDLGSQTDEAKAIYMSSRNIARKLVGDETLEDKVKQRCVTSTGDPAVADLMRFVNNPIKAGVEAIKKGAPILVDINMVKSGVTKRGHNCEVICVLDKDEDAELARKHGITRTAAGFLKCKDILEGSIVAIGNAPSAAFAVCRMIEHGIKPAIVVGTPVGFVNAAESKEAVRKEPVPSITCEGTRGGTPMAVACVNELVAIANDDECVID, from the coding sequence ATGACTACTGAATCCGAAAAGAAGAACACAGGTATCGAAGAACTTGTGGAAATGACAACCGAGATCGATCCGGATCTTGTTGCCATATGTAATGACCTTGGATCACAGACCGACGAGGCGAAGGCCATCTACATGTCCAGCCGCAATATCGCCCGCAAGCTTGTAGGTGATGAGACATTAGAGGATAAAGTTAAACAGCGCTGTGTAACCTCAACAGGTGACCCTGCGGTCGCAGACCTCATGCGTTTTGTCAACAATCCTATCAAAGCAGGTGTTGAAGCCATCAAAAAAGGTGCTCCTATTCTTGTCGATATAAACATGGTCAAATCAGGAGTTACCAAAAGAGGACACAACTGCGAGGTAATCTGTGTCCTGGATAAAGATGAAGATGCGGAACTTGCCAGAAAACACGGCATCACCAGGACAGCAGCAGGTTTTTTGAAATGCAAGGACATCCTTGAGGGTTCGATCGTTGCCATCGGCAATGCACCCTCTGCCGCATTCGCAGTATGCAGGATGATCGAACATGGCATCAAGCCGGCAATTGTTGTAGGAACTCCCGTGGGATTTGTCAATGCCGCGGAATCAAAGGAAGCTGTCAGGAAAGAACCGGTACCTTCCATCACCTGTGAGGGAACACGTGGCGGAACACCAATGGCAGTAGCCTGTGTCAATGAGCTTGTTGCAATAGCAAACGACGATGAATGTGTGATTGACTGA
- a CDS encoding cytochrome c biogenesis CcdA family protein produces MSDTLILDPIASFVAGVVSILSPCVLPLLPVILAYSTDQSRLRPFAVVVGLSFTFVIMGIAASAFGAIFQTYIQFFRILAEILIIIFGLAMLADYDLFGVFAQYTGKLHVEKKGMFGGLLVGASLGIVWIPCVGPILGAILMGVAIEGNIVYGATHLLIYSIGFAIPMLLIAYFANLSSARLNDISRFDVKLKKLAGLVLVLAGLWMIYSNHLVFYL; encoded by the coding sequence ATGTCCGATACACTGATACTGGATCCCATTGCATCTTTTGTTGCAGGTGTGGTAAGCATACTTTCCCCCTGTGTGCTCCCCTTACTGCCGGTAATCCTCGCATATTCCACGGATCAGAGCAGACTTCGACCGTTTGCCGTTGTCGTGGGACTCAGCTTTACCTTCGTAATTATGGGAATAGCTGCATCTGCATTTGGTGCGATTTTTCAGACCTATATACAGTTCTTCAGAATACTGGCCGAAATCCTGATTATCATATTCGGACTGGCAATGCTAGCGGATTATGATCTATTCGGGGTATTCGCACAATATACGGGAAAACTGCATGTGGAAAAAAAAGGAATGTTTGGCGGCCTGCTGGTCGGCGCTTCACTGGGTATAGTATGGATTCCCTGTGTGGGCCCAATTCTTGGTGCGATACTTATGGGAGTGGCAATTGAAGGAAATATTGTTTACGGGGCAACACATCTTCTAATTTACTCCATAGGTTTTGCCATACCAATGCTTTTGATCGCATATTTTGCCAACCTTTCATCTGCAAGGCTGAATGATATATCAAGGTTTGATGTCAAACTGAAAAAACTGGCAGGTCTTGTGCTTGTGCTGGCAGGTCTGTGGATGATCTATAGCAATCATCTTGTTTTCTACCTGTGA
- a CDS encoding thioredoxin family protein, whose translation MNKIILRSIFIVALILLFSGCVDNSGSDANTSQQGTGMVAVTDIEDIDRALESGPVLVEVGSETCSACAAQKGIMDEIAAEYEGQASVMYVDTRDATPVALIFGGIEYVPDSFVIVDREGDQYVYMGADGQTTTDRNNERFVGLTNKESLVQALDPAVEMRQGENSSVEAEAAPVEIQESVEMTEVTTFEEINQSLASGPVMVEVGSESCSACAAQKPIMNEIATEYQQDASVLYIDNRRGNELAAWFGAGYVPDSFVIVDIEDGQYVYMKPNGQTTTDRSTARFLGPAEKASLVQTLEEAIEVRQ comes from the coding sequence ATGAACAAAATAATCTTGCGATCAATATTTATTGTAGCCCTGATACTCCTGTTCAGCGGTTGTGTCGACAATAGTGGTTCGGATGCGAACACATCACAGCAAGGCACGGGTATGGTTGCAGTGACTGACATTGAGGATATCGATCGGGCACTCGAGAGTGGCCCGGTACTTGTGGAAGTTGGCTCTGAGACTTGTTCTGCCTGTGCTGCCCAGAAAGGTATAATGGACGAGATTGCAGCCGAATATGAAGGTCAGGCAAGTGTTATGTATGTTGATACCAGGGATGCCACCCCTGTAGCTCTGATCTTTGGTGGTATTGAATATGTACCAGATTCCTTTGTAATTGTGGATAGGGAAGGCGATCAGTATGTCTATATGGGAGCTGACGGCCAGACCACAACAGACAGAAATAATGAAAGATTTGTGGGCCTGACCAACAAAGAAAGTCTTGTGCAGGCTCTTGATCCTGCAGTAGAGATGCGCCAGGGGGAAAACAGCTCGGTTGAGGCCGAAGCAGCTCCTGTTGAAATACAGGAAAGTGTTGAGATGACAGAGGTCACCACTTTTGAAGAGATAAATCAGAGCCTTGCCAGCGGACCTGTGATGGTGGAAGTGGGTTCTGAGAGTTGCTCTGCCTGTGCTGCCCAGAAACCTATAATGAATGAGATAGCAACCGAGTATCAACAGGATGCCAGTGTGCTGTATATTGATAACAGAAGAGGTAATGAGCTTGCTGCATGGTTCGGGGCAGGCTATGTTCCTGACTCTTTTGTCATTGTGGATATAGAGGATGGACAGTACGTTTACATGAAACCTAACGGTCAGACTACCACAGACAGAAGTACTGCCAGATTCCTCGGGCCTGCTGAGAAAGCTTCGCTTGTGCAGACCCTTGAAGAAGCAATAGAAGTCCGGCAGTAA
- a CDS encoding 2,5-diamino-6-(ribosylamino)-4(3H)-pyrimidinone 5'-phosphate reductase has protein sequence MGRPFVFINSAMSADGKISTRERKQVRISGDIDFDRMDALRAGSDAIMVGIGTVLADDPSLTVKSEKRRAERKQAGLEENPIRIVIDSKARISPDADIFKKGKGRRIVIVSESAPSSKVRELGDIATVIVAGRDKVDLVASMSKIRDIGVRRLMVEGGATLNWGMVSSGLVDEIYTFVGNLLMGGITSPTLIDGEGFTEEETIKLDLMEAEKIEEGVLLKWKLLP, from the coding sequence ATGGGAAGACCTTTTGTATTTATCAATTCTGCGATGTCCGCTGACGGAAAGATATCCACAAGGGAAAGAAAACAGGTACGGATATCCGGTGATATTGATTTTGACAGAATGGATGCTCTTCGGGCAGGTTCGGATGCTATTATGGTGGGTATCGGAACTGTACTTGCAGATGACCCCAGCCTGACAGTCAAATCGGAAAAAAGGCGGGCTGAACGTAAACAGGCAGGACTCGAGGAAAACCCCATAAGAATTGTTATTGACAGTAAAGCAAGAATATCTCCGGATGCCGATATTTTTAAGAAAGGTAAGGGAAGAAGGATTGTAATTGTTTCCGAATCAGCACCATCCTCTAAAGTCAGAGAACTTGGGGATATCGCAACCGTGATAGTTGCAGGTAGGGACAAAGTGGACCTTGTCGCCTCCATGAGCAAAATTAGGGACATTGGTGTCCGAAGACTGATGGTCGAGGGAGGAGCCACCCTTAACTGGGGTATGGTCTCGAGTGGCCTTGTTGATGAGATATATACATTTGTGGGCAATCTGTTGATGGGGGGAATCACGTCTCCCACTTTGATCGATGGCGAGGGTTTTACCGAAGAGGAGACAATAAAACTTGATCTCATGGAAGCAGAAAAAATTGAAGAAGGAGTTCTTCTGAAATGGAAATTGCTGCCCTGA